From a single Sparus aurata chromosome 13, fSpaAur1.1, whole genome shotgun sequence genomic region:
- the LOC115594747 gene encoding A disintegrin and metalloproteinase with thrombospondin motifs 15-like, which translates to MFIRRTFLLCSLLSLSKLARCMESELCFPVRLDTHRDDRRDFDNDLENLDGECVIKIRAFQQELVIDLQQDSNFIAPSLSNQDALWLPNTDATTDLSRCFYSGYVNADSYSYAALSLCKGLQGAFGFQGWEYFISPVQNDTRSAESAHIVRRRPNNNLRLNSTSRCAVDSDLSVQVAQSLEKYKRLNDYSNVTETMLRRMGRAKRFASVPRYVETLVVADESMAKFHGDDLKHYLLTLMSVAARLYKHPSILNFISITVVKIVIISEEDKGPKVSGNAAMTLRNFCTWQKKLNKNNDKHADYWDTAILFTRQDLCGASTCDTLGMADVGTMCDPKRSCSVIEDDGLPSAFTTAHELGHVFNMPHDNVKACEDVFGKLQDNHMMSPTLIQINRTSPWSPCSAAIITEFLDSGHGECLLDQPQKPLVLPDVLPGSTYSHDRQCELAFGEGSKPCPFMQPPCGRLWCTGKSNGHLVCMTRHFPWADGTHCGDGQVCDRGVCSDKQAKNAKVDGRWGKWGLFGSCSRTCGGGVQLSRRECNNPVPSNGGKYCQGVRVKYRSCNLNRCSDTGKTYREEQCEIGGQNFNSNRVAHSVVWVPKYSGVSLDDRCKLICRANGTGYFYVLAPKVVDGTPCSPDSPGVCVQGKCIKAGCDGKIGSTKKFDKCGVCGGDNKGCKKVSGLFTKPMHGYNFVVMLPVGAANIDVRQRGYKGMVGDDNYLAVKNSEGYYLLNGNYVVSAGERDIMVKNSLLRYSGTAGLSETLNAVKPLGEALTVEVLCAGQMTPPRIRYSFYLARQSKEEKPLKKDARVDAHNSVLAENSVKEKGGDTLKRSYSKEDPALGKWISTSWDKCSVTCGGGIQRRMVQCLRPDGRPGLDCDPSQRPAATRVCGDPCPEWLVGQWSPCSRTCGKGFKRRPLHCKTQTGHLLPREHCIGIRKPQELDFCNLKPC; encoded by the exons ATGTTTATCAGAAGAacttttctcctctgctctctgctgtcactctcaAAACTTGCCCGTTGCATGGAAAGTGAACTCTGCTTCCCGGTCAGGCTGGATACGCACAGAGATGACAGGAGGGATTTTGACAACGACTTGGAAAACCTTGACGGAGAATGTGTCATAAAAATACGAGCTTTCCAGCAGGAGTTAGTGATCGATTTACAGCAGGACTCTAATTTCATCGCCCCTTCACTTTCTAACCAAGACGCGCTCTGGCTCCCAAACACCGATGCCACCACTGACCTGAGCCGGTGTTTCTACTCCGGATATGTGAATGCTGACAGCTACTCTTACGCTGCTCTGAGCCTCTGTAAAGGTTTACAAGGCGCGTTCGGCTTCCAGGGCTGGGAATATTTTATCAGCCCGGTGCAAAATGACACCAGAAGCGCAGAAAGTGCGCACATCGTCCGGCGCAGACCCAACAACAACCTGAGGCTCAATTCAACCTCGAGATGCGCGGTGGACAGCGACCTCAGCGTCCAGGTTGCGCAATCGTTGGAGAAATACAAGCGACTGAACGATTACAGCAATGTGACCGAGACGATGCTGAGGAGGATGGGGAGAGCCAAGAGGTTCGCGTCAGTACCCAGGTACGTGGAGACGCTGGTGGTGGCGGACGAGTCCATGGCGAAGTTCCACGGAGATGACCTCAAACACTACCTCCTGACGCTGATGTCGGTGGCGGCGAGGCTCTACAAACACCCCAGCATCCTTAACTTCATCAGCATCACAGTGGTGAAGATCGTGATTATATCCGAGGAGGACAAAGGACCCAAGGTGTCCGGGAACGCAGCCATGACGCTGCGGAACTTTTGCACCtggcagaaaaagctgaacaaaAACAACGACAAGCATGCAGACTACTGGGACACGGCGATTCTTTTCACTAGACAG GACCTGTGTGGAGCCTCCACATGTGACACTCTCGGCATGGCTGATGTTGGCACCATGTGCGACCCCAAGAGGAGCTGCTCCGTGATCGAAGACGACGGCCTACCTTCAGCCTTCACCACTGCTCATGAGCTTG GACACGTGTTCAACATGCCACACGACAACGTGAAGGCCTGCGAGGACGTGTTTGGGAAACTGCAGGACAACCACATGATGTCTCCCACCCTCATCCAGATAAACCGCACCAGCCCCTGGTCTCCCTGCAGCGCAGCCATCATCACTGAATTCCTGGACAGTGGGCACG GGGAATGTTTGCTCGACCAGCCCCAGAAGCCCCTGGTCCTCCCTGACGTGCTGCCGGGATCAACCTACAGCCACGACCGTCAGTGCGAGCTGGCGTTCGGAGAAGGCTCCAAGCCCTGTCCTTTTATGCAACCGCCATGCGGCCGTCTGTGGTGCACGGGGAAATCCAACGGCCATTTGGTGTGCATGACCCGTCACTTCCCCTGGGCGGATGGCACCCACTGTGGGGACGGACAGGTCTGTGACAGAGGGGTCTGCTCCGACAAACAGGCCAAAAATGCGAAG GTAGACGGTCGCTGGGGTAAGTGGGGCCTGTTCGGTTCCTGCTCGCGTACATGTGGAGGTGGCGTCCAGCTGTCTAGGAGAGAGTGCAACAATCCAGTTCCGTCAAACGGTGGTAAATACTGCCAAGGGGTTCGGGTCAAATACCGCTCCTGCAACCTGAACCGCTGCTCTGACACAG GTAAGACTTACCGCGAGGAGCAGTGTGAGATCGGCGGGCAGAACTTCAACAGTAACCGAGTCGCCCACTCGGTGGTGTGGGTGCCCAAGTACTCTGGAGTGTCTCTTGATGACAGGTGTAAACTCATCTGCAGGGCTAACGGCACGGGCTACTTCTACGTCCTCGCACCAAAG GTCGTGGATGGGACTCCGTGCTCCCCAGACTCTCCAGGAGTGTGTGTCCAAGGGAAGTGCATTAAGGCCGGCTGTGACGGAAAAATCGGCTCGACCAAGAAGTTTGATAAGTGTGGAGTCTGCGGAGGTGACAACAAGGGCTGCAAGAAGGTGTCGGGACTCTTCACAAAGCCTAT GCACGGCTACAACTTTGTGGTGATGTTGCCGGTGGGCGCAGCCAACATAGACGTCCGTCAGCGAGGCTACAAGGGAATGGTGGGTGATGACAACTACTTGGCGGTGAAGAACAGCGAGGGCTATTACCTGCTCAATGGGAACTACGTCGTGTCAGCCGGGGAGAGGGACATCATGGTGAAGAACAGCCTGCTGCGCTACAGTGGCACAGCTGGCCTTTCTGAGACCCTGAATGCTGTGAAGCCCTTAGGGGAAGCCCTGACTGTGGAGGTGTTGTGTGCAGGCCAGATGACACCTCCTCGAATCCGCTACTCCTTCTACCTCGCCCGTCAGTCCAAGGAGGAAAAGCCTCTCAAGAAGGACGCGCGTGTAGACGCCCATAACAGCGTCCTGGCCGAGAATAGTGTcaaggagaagggaggagacaCCCTGAAGAGGTCGTATAGcaaggaggatcctgctctcggGAAATGGATATCCACAAGTTGGGACAAGTGCTCTGTGACCTGCGGCGGTGGGATCCAGAGGAGGATGGTGCAGTGTCTGAGACCTGACGGGAGGCCTGGGTTGGACTGCGATCCTTCACAAAGACCTGCAGCCACTCGGGTTTGTGGAGACCCATGTCCTGAGTGGCTTGTTGGGCAGTGGTCGCCTTGCTCCAGAACCTGTGGGAAGGGCTTCAAGAGAAGACCACTGCACTGCAAAACCCAAACTGGGCATCTGCTCCCAAGGGAGCACTGCATTGGCATACGGAAGCCACAGGAGCTGGACTTCTGTAACCTGAAGCCTTGTTAG